One genomic segment of Hordeum vulgare subsp. vulgare chromosome 2H, MorexV3_pseudomolecules_assembly, whole genome shotgun sequence includes these proteins:
- the LOC123431053 gene encoding tryptophan decarboxylase 1 encodes MGSLGTNPTSFSAFPDDKAAFEPLNPEDVRAYLHKAVDFISDYYTNVESMPVLPNVKPGYLQDELTASPPTYSAPFDVTMKELRTSVVPGMTHWASPNFFAFFPSTNSAAAIAGDLIASAMNTVGFTWQASPAATEMEVLALDWLAQLLHLPTTFMNRTSTGRGTGGGVILGTTSEAMLVTLVAARDAALRRSGSVGVSDIPRLAVYAADQTHSTFFKACRLAGFDPANIRSIPTGPETNYGLDPAKLLEVMQADADAGLVPTYVCATVGTTSSNAVDPVGAVADVAAMFNAWVHVDAAYAGSACICPEFRHHLDGVERVDSISMSPHKWLLTCLDCTCLYVRDAHRLSDSLETNPEYLKNDATDSGEVTDLKDMQVGVGRRFRGLKLWMVMRTYGTAKLQEHIRSDVAMAKMFEDSVRADDRFEVVVPRNFALVCFRIKASGAMTEEDADEVNRLLMENLNKTGKAYLAHTVVGDRFVLRFAVGSSLQEERHVRSAWDLIKKTTSSIMD; translated from the coding sequence ATGGGCAGCTTGGGCACCAACCCCACGTCCTTCTCCGCCTTCCCCGACGACAAGGCGGCGTTCGAGCCGCTCAACCCCGAAGATGTCCGTGCATACCTTCACAAGGCCGTTGATTTCATCTCCGACTACTACACCAATGTCGAGTCCATGCCGGTTCTTCCTAACGTGAAGCCGGGATACCTGCAAGATGAGCTCACCGCGTCCCCGCCGACCTACTCCGCGCCGTTCGACGTCACCATGAAGGAGCTCAGGACATCCGTCGTCCCCGGCATGACGCACTGGGCTAGCCCCAACTTCTTCGCCTTCTTCCCCTCCACCAACAGCGCCGCTGCCATCGCCGGCGACCTCATCGCCTCGGCCATGAACACCGTCGGGTTCACGTGGCAAGCCTCGCCTGCAGCCACCGAGATGGAGGTCCTCGCTCTTGACTGGCTTGCGCAGCTCCTGCACCTGCCCACCACCTTCATGAATCGCACCAGCACTGGTCGTGGCACCGGCGGTGGTGTCATCCTCGGCACAACGAGCGAGGCAATGCTTGTCACGCTAGTTGCCGCCCGTGATGCGGCACTACGTCGAAGCGGCTCTGTCGGCGTGTCTGACATCCCACGCTTGGCTGTGTACGCTGCCGACCAGACTCACTCCACGTTCTTCAAGGCTTGCCGCCTTGCAGGCTTCGACCCCGCCAACATCCGCTCCATCCCTACCGGGCCGGAAACAAACTATGGGCTCGACCCAGCCAAGCTTCTTGAGGTCATGCAAGCTGATGCTGACGCCGGTCTCGTGCCAACATATGTTTGCGCCACCGTGGGCACCACATCTTCCAATGCCGTCGACCCGGTGGGCGCCGTTGCCGATGTTGCCGCCATGTTCAATGCGTGGGTCCATGTTGATGCTGCATACGCTGGCAGCGCGTGTATCTGTCCGGAGTTTCGTCATCATCTCGACGGTGTCGAGCGCGTGGACTCCATTAGCATGAGCCCACACAAATGGCTTCTCACGTGCCTCGACTGCACATGTCTCTATGTCCGTGACGCTCACCGACTGAGCGACTCATTGGAGACCAACCCGGAGTACCTCAAGAACGACGCTACCGATTCCGGCGAGGTCACCGATCTTAAGGACATGCAGGTCGGTGTCGGCCGACGCTTCCGTGGGCTTAAGCTCTGGATGGTCATGCGCACCTACGGTACCGCAAAGCTCCAGGAGCACATCCGTAGTGATGTCGCCATGGCCAAGATGTTTGAAGATTCTGTCCGTGccgacgataggtttgaagtagTCGTACCGAGGAACTTTGCTCTTGTGTGCTTTAGGATCAAGGCAAGTGGAGCCATGACGGAGGAGGATGCCGACGAGGTCAACCGCTTGCTAATGGAGAATCTAAACAAGACTGGCAAGGCTTATCTTGCGCACACCGTGGTCGGTGACAGATTTGTGCTTCGTTTCGCCGTTGGGTCATCACTCCAGGAGGAGAGGCATGTGAGAAGTGCATGGGACCTCATCAAGAAGACTACCAGCAGTATCATGGATTAA
- the LOC123431054 gene encoding protein N-lysine methyltransferase METTL21A-like: MHAVLHVDVAGRALAVVERDGAHDPATGRALTGSWLWDSAVVLASYLASAHPSPLLGATVLELGAGTGLPGIAAVACLGAARCVLTDVGPLLPVLRANAEANGLTPAQADVRELRWGEDAGVPDHELLRVDVVLMSDVFYDPEEMPAMAATLRRLWRDGTVGWAASEVRCGVQDCLDVLREHGFHVAEIDMVTRPLLRDPTQTADFAVYRVELRRPHDG; this comes from the coding sequence ATGCATGCGGTGCTGCACGTCGACGTGGCCGGGCGCGCCCTGGCCGTGGTGGAGCGCGACGGCGCGCACGACCCGGCCACGGGGCGCGCGCTCACCGGCTCCTGGCTCTGGGATTCCGCCGTCGTCCTTGCCTCCTACCTCGCGTCAGCCCACCCCAGCCCGCTCCTCGGCGCCACCGTGCTCGAGCTCGGCGCAGGCACTGGTCTCCCCGGCATTGCGGCCGTTGCGTGCCTCGGCGCCGCGCGCTGCGTGCTCACGGACGTGGGGCCGCTCCTGCCGGTCCTCAGGGCCAACGCCGAGGCCAACGGGCTCACGCCCGCACAGGCCGACGTGAGGGAGCTGCGCTGGGGGGAGGACGCCGGCGTGCCCGATCATGAGCTCCTCCGCGTGGACGTCGTGCTCATGTCCGACGTGTTCTACGATCCGGAGGAGATGCCGGCGATGGCGGCCACGCTGCGCCGGCTGTGGCGGGATGGCACAGTGGGGTGGGCAGCCAGCGAGGTGCGGTGCGGCGTGCAGGACTGCCTGGACGTGCTACGGGAGCACGGCTTCCATGTGGCCGAGATCGACATGGTCACCAGGCCACTGCTGCGCGACCCCACGCAGACCGCCGACTTCGCCGTATATCGCGTCGAACTCCGGCGGCCTCATGACGGTTGA